One segment of Natronosalvus halobius DNA contains the following:
- the dacZ gene encoding diadenylate cyclase DacZ — translation MVELGDVFGDLFSDVDAVALFAPSGSYYDRLVAVDDLEVIVVGTENTVSAETFVELPLEFQNVSERIRFGLEGGLEQGIIEDGDELACATSVFGDDIDTVSRVRANIDDQSGIYNLFAKSRADPDVIKAVLELAVELGKKGQKGKPVGALFVVGDAGKVMNKSRPLSYNPFEKSHVHVGDPIVNVMLKEFSRLDGAFIISDSGKLVSAYRYLEPSAEGVDIPKGLGARHMAGGAITRDTNAIAIVLSESDGMVRAFKAGEIILEVDPEEY, via the coding sequence ATGGTCGAACTAGGCGACGTATTCGGGGATCTCTTTTCGGACGTCGACGCAGTCGCACTCTTTGCCCCCAGCGGGTCGTACTACGACCGTTTGGTGGCCGTCGACGACCTCGAGGTGATCGTCGTCGGGACCGAAAACACCGTCAGCGCCGAGACGTTCGTCGAACTCCCCCTCGAGTTCCAGAACGTCTCCGAACGGATCCGGTTCGGACTCGAAGGCGGCCTGGAACAGGGGATCATCGAGGATGGTGACGAACTGGCCTGCGCGACGAGCGTCTTCGGCGACGACATCGACACCGTCTCTCGGGTTCGGGCGAACATCGACGACCAGTCGGGCATCTACAACCTCTTCGCGAAATCGAGGGCCGACCCCGACGTCATCAAGGCCGTCCTCGAGTTGGCAGTCGAACTCGGAAAGAAGGGCCAGAAGGGCAAACCCGTCGGCGCGCTGTTCGTCGTCGGCGACGCCGGCAAGGTGATGAACAAGTCCCGGCCGCTCTCGTACAACCCCTTCGAGAAGTCCCACGTCCACGTCGGCGATCCGATCGTGAACGTCATGCTCAAGGAGTTCTCGCGCCTCGACGGCGCGTTCATCATCTCGGACTCGGGCAAACTCGTCTCGGCCTACCGCTACCTCGAGCCCTCGGCGGAGGGCGTCGACATCCCGAAAGGGCTGGGCGCCCGCCACATGGCCGGCGGAGCGATCACGCGAGATACGAACGCGATCGCGATCGTCCTCTCCGAGAGCGACGGGATGGTGCGCGCGTTCAAAGCCGGGGAGATTATTCTGGAGGTCGACCCGGAGGAGTACTGA
- a CDS encoding mechanosensitive ion channel family protein: MELQTLVDEPVVIALAVLVLGLVVGYVVGRLNEELLRAAEVPEAVEGTPFERTAQSLGTSTVKIVARLSSWFIYGIALLTAIHIAQLLPTEAFWQTIWTFVPQVFVAVLVILVGFVAADKAELAVSEYLRGVKLPEVSIIPRIVKYSVLFVAFLIALAQINVAVLPLLILLTVYTTGLVLVGAFAFKDFLVSSAVGIYLLLNQPYGIGDRVEIGDHAGIVQEVDLFVTKIESDSKEHVIPNRVVFEDGFVRIRD; the protein is encoded by the coding sequence ATGGAGCTACAGACGCTCGTCGACGAACCCGTCGTGATAGCGCTGGCCGTGCTGGTTCTCGGTCTCGTCGTCGGGTACGTCGTCGGTCGACTGAACGAAGAACTCCTGCGGGCGGCCGAGGTCCCGGAGGCCGTCGAGGGAACGCCGTTCGAGCGAACCGCTCAGTCACTTGGCACCTCGACGGTCAAGATCGTCGCTCGACTCAGTTCCTGGTTCATTTACGGCATCGCCCTGCTAACGGCGATTCATATCGCCCAGCTCCTGCCGACGGAAGCGTTCTGGCAGACCATCTGGACGTTCGTTCCGCAGGTGTTCGTTGCGGTCCTCGTCATCCTCGTCGGGTTCGTCGCTGCCGACAAGGCCGAACTGGCCGTCAGCGAGTACCTTCGAGGGGTCAAACTTCCCGAGGTCTCGATCATCCCCAGGATCGTCAAGTACTCCGTCCTCTTCGTCGCCTTTCTCATCGCACTCGCCCAGATCAATGTGGCGGTCCTGCCGCTTTTGATCCTCCTGACCGTCTACACCACCGGTCTCGTCCTGGTCGGCGCGTTCGCGTTCAAGGACTTCCTCGTCTCGAGTGCCGTCGGCATTTACCTGTTGCTCAACCAGCCCTACGGGATCGGCGATCGAGTCGAGATCGGCGACCACGCGGGGATCGTCCAGGAGGTCGATCTCTTCGTGACGAAGATCGAGTCCGACTCGAAGGAACACGTCATCCCGAACCGTGTGGTCTTCGAGGATGGTTTCGTCCGGATTCGGGACTGA
- a CDS encoding metal-dependent hydrolase, which produces MPSTVVHVGLAGLIGVALLADRFDTRAILFVMAVTALVDLDTLLGIVVPGTHRAAFHNLWIVLVPALALYWDWKRDRSIVRSRWGAYGYRVGWVTLVAVLFAHILLDAFYNGVNLFWPVHDRFFDLSGTLLVTDQRGLVQTFVELESSESGTTVSESTARGTTADTHYSTGFDPSRGSDPEPTDVERIFPIASSGELFVVTLVGYLTVGYRVLESRRRLD; this is translated from the coding sequence ATGCCGTCGACCGTCGTACACGTCGGGCTGGCGGGGCTGATCGGGGTCGCCCTCCTCGCCGATCGCTTCGATACGCGAGCGATCCTGTTCGTCATGGCCGTGACCGCCCTCGTCGACCTCGATACGTTGCTCGGCATCGTCGTTCCCGGCACCCACCGTGCTGCCTTCCACAACCTCTGGATCGTCCTGGTTCCCGCACTGGCCCTGTACTGGGACTGGAAACGCGACCGATCGATCGTTCGCTCGCGGTGGGGCGCCTACGGCTACCGGGTCGGGTGGGTGACTCTCGTTGCAGTCCTGTTCGCCCACATCTTGCTCGATGCGTTCTACAACGGCGTCAACCTCTTCTGGCCCGTCCACGACCGGTTCTTCGACCTCTCGGGGACGCTCCTGGTCACCGACCAGCGCGGTCTCGTCCAGACGTTCGTCGAACTCGAATCCAGTGAATCTGGAACCACAGTCTCGGAGTCGACTGCTCGCGGCACGACGGCGGACACCCACTACTCGACGGGCTTCGATCCCTCGCGCGGATCGGACCCAGAACCGACGGACGTCGAGCGGATCTTTCCGATCGCGAGTTCCGGCGAGCTATTCGTCGTGACGCTCGTCGGATACCTGACCGTCGGGTATCGAGTGCTCGAGTCGCGCCGACGGCTCGATTGA
- a CDS encoding helix-turn-helix domain-containing protein translates to MGGRGRGPKRELAEKIAGEITLSNDPGATLRKWRTDFDVSQTDLAGELDVSSSVISDYESGRRESPGIGVVRRLVEGLLEIDERRGGDRIRQYGRVLSAGFDSDVIYDLREYATTYPLAHLYETIEATEIASGHSDRISGHTVINSIEAITRLSSEEFFRLYGQSTNRVLVFTGVTRGESPLVALRVVNPTPNAVVLHGLEPDDLWEHAADLARIDGYALSTSTLPLEELLDRLAGLE, encoded by the coding sequence ATGGGCGGACGTGGGCGCGGGCCAAAACGGGAACTGGCGGAGAAGATCGCAGGAGAGATCACGCTGAGCAACGACCCGGGCGCGACGCTTCGAAAGTGGCGAACGGACTTCGATGTCTCCCAGACTGATCTCGCGGGCGAACTCGACGTCTCCTCGTCGGTGATCTCCGACTACGAGAGCGGCCGTCGCGAGAGCCCCGGTATCGGCGTCGTTCGCCGACTCGTCGAGGGACTCCTCGAGATCGACGAACGCCGCGGCGGTGATCGAATTCGACAGTACGGCCGCGTGCTCTCGGCGGGCTTCGACAGCGACGTCATCTACGACCTGCGCGAGTACGCGACGACGTACCCGCTCGCACACCTTTACGAGACGATCGAGGCGACCGAAATCGCCTCGGGCCACTCCGACCGGATCAGCGGTCACACGGTCATCAACAGCATCGAAGCGATCACTCGCCTCTCGAGTGAGGAGTTCTTTCGCCTCTACGGCCAGAGCACCAACCGGGTGCTAGTGTTCACCGGCGTCACCCGCGGCGAGTCGCCGCTGGTCGCCCTCCGGGTCGTCAACCCGACCCCCAACGCCGTGGTCCTCCACGGACTCGAGCCCGACGACCTCTGGGAACACGCTGCCGACCTCGCGCGAATCGACGGCTACGCGCTGTCGACGTCGACGCTGCCGCTCGAGGAGTTACTGGATCGGCTGGCCGGGCTCGAGTGA
- the gcvH gene encoding glycine cleavage system protein GcvH: MSFDTPDDRRYQESHEWALETEDGVKIGISDFAQDELGDVVFVELPDEGEDVTAGESFGVVESIKAVSDLYAPVSGTVTAVNEDLFDAPELVNEDPFDEGWMLAVDPDDETELDSLLTAEEYEDQVA; this comes from the coding sequence ATGAGCTTCGATACCCCAGACGACCGACGGTACCAGGAATCGCACGAGTGGGCGCTCGAGACGGAAGACGGTGTCAAAATCGGCATCAGCGACTTCGCGCAGGACGAACTCGGCGACGTGGTCTTCGTCGAACTGCCCGACGAGGGCGAGGACGTCACGGCGGGAGAGAGCTTCGGCGTCGTCGAGTCGATCAAGGCGGTATCCGATCTGTACGCGCCGGTCAGCGGCACGGTCACGGCCGTCAACGAGGACCTGTTCGACGCCCCCGAACTCGTCAACGAGGACCCCTTCGACGAGGGCTGGATGCTCGCGGTCGACCCCGACGACGAGACTGAACTCGACTCGCTGCTCACCGCCGAGGAGTACGAAGATCAGGTCGCCTGA
- the gcvT gene encoding glycine cleavage system aminomethyltransferase GcvT, translating to MSLQMPPLRGVHDERGAKVTEFGGWEMPVEFDSIQEEHRAVRESVGKFDVSHMGEIEVSGPDARTLMQRLTSNDVTALDVGDSQYATITDEDGVIIDDTVVYRLPDDGDDHAFLFIPNAGNDEAMTERWRTHRDEWGLEASVENQTHEYAMFAIQGPDARELVLDVVADPDCVSDLSRFEATYATVEGTDSESESESECWVARTGYTGEDGLEVIAPWDDAESVWSAFDCQPCGLGARDTLRLEAGFVLAGQDFERETNPRTPYECGIGFTVKLDTEFVGRDALERTKEEGVEEKLVGFRLVDRGIARHGYDITTTDGDVIGTVTSGTMSPTLEAAIGLGYVPVEYADAGTKIRVDVRGRPKKAKIETPPFVDTV from the coding sequence ATGTCGCTGCAGATGCCGCCGTTGCGTGGGGTCCACGACGAGCGGGGAGCGAAAGTCACCGAATTCGGCGGCTGGGAGATGCCAGTCGAGTTCGACTCGATCCAGGAGGAACATCGAGCGGTCCGGGAATCCGTCGGCAAGTTCGACGTCTCCCACATGGGTGAGATCGAAGTCAGCGGCCCGGACGCCCGGACATTGATGCAACGACTCACGTCGAACGACGTGACGGCCCTGGACGTCGGTGACTCCCAGTACGCGACGATCACCGACGAGGACGGCGTGATCATCGACGACACGGTGGTCTACCGACTTCCGGACGACGGTGACGACCACGCCTTCCTGTTCATCCCGAACGCCGGCAACGACGAGGCCATGACCGAGCGCTGGCGAACCCACCGCGACGAGTGGGGACTCGAGGCGTCCGTCGAGAACCAGACGCACGAGTACGCGATGTTCGCGATCCAGGGGCCGGACGCCCGCGAGCTGGTACTCGACGTCGTCGCCGACCCCGACTGCGTGAGCGATCTCAGCCGGTTCGAGGCGACGTACGCGACGGTCGAGGGTACGGACTCCGAGTCCGAGTCCGAGTCCGAGTGCTGGGTCGCCCGCACCGGCTACACCGGCGAGGACGGCCTCGAGGTCATCGCCCCGTGGGACGACGCGGAATCAGTCTGGTCGGCCTTCGACTGTCAACCCTGCGGGCTGGGCGCGAGGGATACCCTCCGCCTCGAGGCCGGGTTCGTCCTGGCCGGGCAGGACTTCGAACGGGAGACGAACCCGCGCACGCCGTACGAGTGTGGCATCGGTTTCACGGTCAAACTCGATACCGAGTTCGTCGGCCGTGACGCACTCGAGCGTACGAAAGAAGAGGGCGTCGAGGAGAAACTCGTCGGCTTCCGACTCGTCGACCGCGGTATCGCTCGCCACGGCTACGACATCACGACCACCGACGGCGACGTCATCGGGACGGTCACGAGTGGAACGATGAGTCCGACGCTCGAGGCGGCCATCGGCCTGGGCTACGTGCCCGTCGAGTACGCTGATGCCGGGACGAAGATTCGCGTCGACGTCCGTGGCCGACCCAAAAAGGCAAAGATTGAAACGCCTCCCTTCGTCGATACAGTATAA
- a CDS encoding S8 family serine peptidase, which translates to MPKHGNPGYDRRSVLKAAGALGAFMGLGGITAATPGRTPGPKENEILVGKSNTVGLATARAKVEENTPDHAAVVHENETLGYMALEVDEDRVGTMDSIIDQLERRPEVEYAERNATFETQLQPNDPSYGDQYAPQQVRADQAWDTTLGSMDVTVSVVDQGIEYGHADLTDRFGSNKGYDFVDNDSDPAPVDSSENHGTHVGGIAAATTDNGTGIAGISNSRLLSARALGADGGGSLSDIADAIQWSADQGADIINLSLGGGGYTDTMNNAINYAVDNGSLPIAAAGNDYGSSVSYPAAYENCVAVSAVDENESLASFSNKGPEIDVAAPGVDILSTVPYGGYDTLSGTSMACPAAAGVAALGKAVFPNDTPGELRQRLKDAAVDIGLPSDEQGAGRVDALNIVEGGTDDPDDPDDPDDPDDPGDGECGDVVESASASDYLYSGSSHSYTYSLQTANPCSATVTLSGPSDADFDLYLTLDGRTPSTWDYDERSITYDSEEEITVSLSGDEEFGILVDSYSGSGYYTLSIEELGK; encoded by the coding sequence ATGCCAAAACATGGCAATCCAGGTTACGATCGACGTTCCGTACTGAAAGCAGCCGGAGCCCTCGGTGCATTCATGGGTCTTGGCGGGATCACCGCCGCTACTCCCGGTCGCACCCCCGGCCCGAAGGAGAACGAAATTCTCGTCGGAAAATCGAACACAGTGGGGCTGGCCACTGCGCGAGCCAAAGTCGAAGAGAACACACCTGACCACGCCGCCGTCGTTCACGAGAACGAGACGCTCGGCTACATGGCACTCGAGGTCGACGAAGATCGAGTCGGAACGATGGACTCGATCATCGACCAGCTCGAACGGCGACCGGAAGTGGAGTACGCAGAGCGAAACGCGACGTTCGAGACGCAACTCCAGCCGAACGACCCGAGTTACGGCGATCAGTATGCCCCACAACAGGTTCGAGCCGACCAGGCGTGGGACACCACCCTCGGCTCGATGGACGTGACTGTTTCAGTCGTGGACCAGGGCATCGAATACGGTCACGCCGACCTGACTGACCGATTCGGAAGCAACAAAGGATACGATTTCGTCGACAACGACAGCGACCCCGCTCCAGTCGACTCGAGCGAAAACCACGGTACGCACGTCGGTGGGATCGCGGCCGCGACGACCGACAACGGAACCGGGATTGCCGGCATCTCTAACTCTCGATTGCTCTCGGCGCGAGCGCTCGGTGCAGACGGCGGCGGTTCGCTCTCTGACATCGCCGATGCGATCCAGTGGTCGGCCGACCAGGGCGCGGACATCATCAACCTGTCGCTCGGTGGTGGTGGCTACACGGACACGATGAACAACGCGATCAACTACGCGGTCGACAACGGGTCGCTGCCGATCGCCGCTGCCGGGAACGACTACGGCAGTTCGGTCTCGTATCCCGCCGCTTACGAGAACTGCGTCGCGGTTTCGGCGGTCGACGAGAACGAAAGTCTCGCTAGCTTCTCGAACAAGGGACCGGAGATTGACGTCGCTGCACCAGGCGTCGATATCCTGTCGACGGTACCCTACGGCGGCTACGACACCCTCTCGGGGACCTCGATGGCCTGTCCCGCGGCGGCCGGCGTCGCCGCGCTCGGGAAGGCAGTCTTCCCGAACGATACGCCCGGCGAACTCCGTCAGCGCCTCAAGGACGCGGCCGTCGACATCGGCCTCCCGTCCGACGAGCAGGGTGCCGGTCGCGTCGACGCCCTGAACATCGTCGAGGGCGGGACCGATGATCCTGACGACCCGGACGACCCCGACGATCCGGACGACCCCGGAGACGGAGAGTGCGGTGACGTCGTCGAGTCGGCCTCGGCTTCGGACTACTTATACAGCGGATCCAGTCACTCCTACACATACTCGCTCCAGACGGCGAACCCGTGTAGCGCGACAGTGACGCTCTCCGGCCCGTCCGACGCCGACTTCGACCTCTACCTGACTCTCGACGGCCGCACGCCGTCCACCTGGGACTACGACGAGCGCTCGATCACCTACGACAGCGAGGAGGAGATTACCGTCTCGCTCTCCGGTGACGAAGAGTTCGGCATCCTCGTCGACTCTTACAGCGGCAGTGGGTACTACACCCTCTCCATCGAAGAACTCGGCAAGTAA
- a CDS encoding NYN domain-containing protein, whose translation MLESVREWVSADQSKPSGVGLFVDGPNVFREEFDVDLDDLRTAVSDQGRTAIRRLYLDEHATPGLIQAAEARGFEVVITSGDVDVKLAVDATASVVEDRIDVLAIASRDTDFKPVLEYAGAKGVETVAIAPGSYGRSDALQNAADTALTLED comes from the coding sequence ATGCTCGAGTCCGTCCGCGAGTGGGTGTCGGCCGACCAATCTAAACCGTCGGGAGTCGGCCTCTTCGTCGACGGACCGAACGTCTTCCGTGAGGAGTTCGACGTCGACCTGGACGACCTTCGAACCGCCGTCTCCGACCAGGGGCGAACCGCGATTCGTCGGCTCTACCTCGACGAACACGCCACGCCAGGACTGATCCAGGCGGCCGAGGCCCGGGGCTTCGAGGTGGTCATCACTAGCGGGGACGTGGACGTCAAACTCGCCGTCGACGCCACGGCCAGCGTCGTCGAGGACCGTATCGACGTCCTCGCCATCGCCTCGCGCGACACGGACTTCAAACCCGTTCTCGAGTACGCCGGCGCAAAGGGCGTGGAGACGGTCGCTATCGCGCCCGGTTCGTACGGACGGTCAGACGCCCTCCAGAACGCCGCCGACACGGCGCTGACGCTCGAAGACTGA
- a CDS encoding TatD family hydrolase yields MLDHETPILDDHLHLDPDHGRGLEAVDDFARMGGTHLLVVNKPSWHLDVEADAGEDFRPVFERTLEIVSEASERLEGRAWPILGVHPGLISRLVDERGKTPDEAESIMRAGLEVAAEYVDAGDALGLKSGRPHYDVDDEVWAVSNNVMRHTFELGADLECAVQLHAEATEDLTTVAEWAEDAGLPAHRVVKHYAGGRLAGVTPSVMSEKDRLETAAEAGDPFLMETDFVDDPDRPGAVLGPKTVPRRVRWLLEEGHDEAVRNAHVETPQLVYGIDTERTLEESEATLED; encoded by the coding sequence ATGCTCGATCACGAGACGCCGATCCTCGACGATCACCTCCACCTCGACCCGGATCACGGCCGGGGTCTCGAGGCAGTCGACGACTTCGCACGCATGGGCGGAACACACCTCTTAGTCGTCAACAAACCTTCTTGGCACCTCGACGTCGAAGCCGACGCGGGCGAAGACTTCCGACCGGTCTTCGAGCGAACCCTCGAGATCGTTTCCGAAGCGAGCGAGCGACTCGAAGGCCGTGCCTGGCCCATCCTGGGCGTCCACCCCGGACTGATCTCGCGCCTGGTCGACGAACGTGGAAAGACCCCCGATGAAGCCGAATCCATCATGCGAGCGGGACTCGAGGTCGCCGCCGAGTACGTCGACGCAGGCGACGCGCTGGGGCTGAAATCGGGACGCCCACACTACGACGTGGACGACGAGGTCTGGGCTGTGTCGAACAACGTCATGCGCCACACGTTCGAACTCGGCGCCGACCTCGAGTGTGCCGTCCAGCTCCACGCCGAGGCCACCGAGGACCTGACCACGGTCGCCGAGTGGGCCGAGGACGCCGGCTTGCCGGCACACCGGGTCGTCAAACACTACGCCGGTGGCCGCCTCGCGGGCGTCACCCCGAGCGTGATGAGCGAGAAGGATCGCCTCGAGACCGCTGCGGAGGCCGGCGACCCGTTCCTCATGGAGACCGACTTCGTCGACGACCCCGACCGGCCAGGAGCCGTCCTCGGCCCGAAGACGGTCCCGCGACGAGTTCGCTGGCTCCTCGAGGAGGGGCACGACGAAGCGGTCAGGAACGCCCACGTCGAGACGCCGCAACTGGTGTACGGGATCGACACCGAGAGGACACTCGAGGAGTCCGAAGCGACGCTCGAGGATTGA
- a CDS encoding DUF2150 family protein translates to MSNSPTEFYSAERWQNWIDRIDDEEIDPEDESSARLLLNLQDDTAIAIAKIVAAYDDGELDQEQTLEEIADVREIVLSEVNIDDEETRMLVDGVQTSLVCVFIAAEEYVASGPAEEASVNDYIGAAADAEAEEDLDAALGYAAQAGTLIIDGEKLDMTIAEQLEYGLVTEWVNGLDSLQSAMSDPEVVEEDE, encoded by the coding sequence ATGAGCAATTCCCCGACCGAGTTCTATTCGGCCGAACGCTGGCAGAACTGGATCGACCGCATCGACGACGAGGAAATCGATCCGGAAGACGAGTCCTCCGCCCGCCTCCTCCTGAACCTCCAGGACGACACCGCCATCGCCATCGCCAAAATCGTCGCGGCGTACGACGACGGCGAACTCGATCAGGAGCAGACCCTCGAGGAAATCGCCGACGTGCGCGAGATCGTACTCTCGGAGGTCAACATCGACGACGAGGAGACCCGGATGCTGGTCGACGGCGTCCAGACGAGCCTGGTCTGCGTCTTCATCGCGGCCGAGGAGTACGTCGCCAGCGGCCCGGCCGAAGAGGCGAGCGTCAACGACTACATCGGCGCGGCCGCGGACGCCGAAGCCGAAGAGGACCTGGATGCCGCACTCGGATACGCGGCCCAGGCGGGGACGCTGATCATCGACGGCGAGAAACTCGATATGACGATTGCGGAGCAACTCGAGTACGGCCTCGTGACGGAGTGGGTCAACGGCCTGGACAGCCTCCAGAGTGCGATGAGCGATCCTGAAGTTGTTGAGGAAGACGAGTAA
- a CDS encoding CARDB domain-containing protein → MSTVVGAVLMLGILVSALALYQVNVVPDENQAVEYEHNQQTQSQLQDLRNTIVSVPGGGSGGADSVSLGTSYPSRSMTVNPPPSSGTLASESLGEIVIENATSIDGDEVPIENWSRETYGLTYTPRYNEYRNAPVTVLEHGFLYNHHSNDATIPIGDQIVIDGDEIMIVTMTGNLSTSSSSTVSVETRAFSTSSNTVSIEEDNGPITMTLPTSNFEAWNDSLRQSDAVLEDSIEEAGTAEQPAIRFQLVDQSYSLRMAEVGVGDATRADAVDRVSYMTVVDEFAPTAIIEVRDVLNNPVRNVEITNEGDGILRSTSTGSDGQVRIDELEAGNTVKLSIDGSDVEIEFEVRAGSGSGGEGDGATPAYWVDWQDPSGQVGVDEDECNENACVVTGNEIDLTMETDDVADGARVDFSVNDTSVGTVSPNTGWSDSAGTNTTTFTVNDDAEDGDSVKVYTSSGSDGDTIVLTISREPDGELTFNDQTIPPEGAVEVEDVWFSNTENGDATVVIENSSGAEVGERTVDAGGDYSIEVDHDSFDPGEDLTAVLYDNEDGTNELNRDTATVTTVEGSPYFEVEIDDTNSPVVEGETLLVNATIVNTGDFEGTQTIELEIDGEGVVDSTTVENLAGGQSEEITLEWETEQGNSGNYTAIVSSENTSDSQGISVNRSQAGQVQVTPNVENAGGSGKLEFELENTGDIDVTINAIAINGTTNEDIIYVSEGEALTLGTTGNTDVLVNERINIDSSNFETAEIYNFDQNVPLPSGQAELFEFDRFQTDQGNTNMGDVTVTITLIFEDQSSATLDLDPNA, encoded by the coding sequence GTGTCCACGGTGGTCGGAGCGGTCCTCATGCTCGGCATTCTGGTGTCGGCGCTCGCGCTGTACCAGGTGAACGTGGTCCCTGACGAGAATCAGGCGGTAGAGTACGAGCACAATCAGCAGACTCAGAGCCAACTACAGGACCTACGGAATACGATCGTCTCCGTTCCTGGTGGCGGCAGTGGCGGTGCTGATTCGGTTAGTCTCGGCACGAGTTATCCGTCTCGATCGATGACCGTTAACCCGCCACCGTCATCGGGGACCCTGGCGTCTGAATCTCTCGGCGAAATCGTCATCGAGAATGCGACCTCGATTGATGGCGACGAGGTGCCGATCGAAAACTGGTCACGTGAAACCTACGGACTCACATACACGCCGAGATACAACGAGTATCGAAACGCCCCGGTGACGGTTCTCGAGCACGGATTTTTGTACAATCACCACTCGAACGATGCGACCATCCCGATAGGCGACCAGATCGTGATTGATGGTGACGAAATTATGATCGTCACGATGACTGGGAATTTGTCGACCTCAAGCAGTTCGACTGTCTCGGTGGAAACTCGGGCGTTCAGTACGTCATCGAATACCGTGAGCATCGAAGAGGATAACGGACCGATTACGATGACGCTGCCGACGTCGAATTTCGAAGCCTGGAACGACAGTCTTCGGCAGTCAGATGCGGTACTTGAGGATAGTATCGAGGAGGCCGGGACGGCCGAGCAGCCAGCGATCCGGTTTCAGTTGGTAGATCAATCGTATTCACTCCGAATGGCCGAAGTCGGAGTCGGGGACGCGACTCGAGCAGATGCCGTCGATCGCGTGTCCTACATGACCGTCGTCGACGAATTCGCACCAACAGCAATCATCGAAGTTCGGGATGTACTCAACAATCCCGTGCGGAACGTCGAAATTACGAACGAGGGCGATGGTATCCTCAGATCGACATCGACTGGGAGTGACGGTCAGGTGCGGATCGACGAACTCGAGGCTGGTAATACCGTGAAATTGTCGATCGATGGCTCGGATGTCGAAATCGAATTCGAGGTGAGGGCCGGGAGTGGAAGCGGTGGAGAGGGTGACGGCGCGACGCCAGCGTATTGGGTCGATTGGCAGGATCCGTCTGGTCAGGTTGGGGTGGACGAGGACGAATGTAACGAGAACGCGTGTGTCGTAACCGGAAACGAAATCGACCTGACGATGGAGACTGACGACGTTGCAGACGGTGCCAGGGTCGACTTCTCCGTCAACGACACCAGCGTTGGAACCGTTTCTCCGAATACAGGATGGAGTGATTCTGCCGGTACGAATACGACCACGTTTACCGTCAACGACGATGCGGAAGACGGTGATAGCGTCAAAGTGTACACCTCGAGCGGGAGCGATGGCGACACAATTGTACTGACGATCAGCAGGGAGCCGGATGGAGAACTAACCTTCAATGATCAGACAATCCCGCCAGAGGGAGCCGTTGAGGTCGAAGACGTCTGGTTCTCCAATACCGAGAACGGCGATGCGACGGTCGTTATCGAAAACTCAAGTGGGGCGGAGGTCGGGGAACGAACAGTCGATGCTGGTGGTGACTACAGTATTGAAGTCGACCATGATTCGTTCGACCCTGGTGAAGATCTCACTGCAGTCCTCTACGATAACGAAGACGGTACGAACGAACTCAATAGGGACACTGCAACGGTTACAACCGTTGAGGGTAGTCCATATTTCGAGGTGGAGATTGACGACACGAATAGTCCAGTCGTAGAGGGTGAGACGCTGCTCGTGAACGCAACGATTGTGAACACTGGCGATTTTGAGGGGACACAGACGATAGAACTTGAAATTGATGGTGAAGGCGTCGTCGACAGTACAACCGTCGAAAATCTTGCAGGGGGTCAAAGTGAGGAGATAACTCTTGAGTGGGAGACAGAACAGGGTAATTCCGGAAACTACACTGCAATTGTTAGCAGTGAAAATACTAGCGACAGTCAAGGTATAAGCGTTAACAGAAGCCAAGCAGGTCAGGTTCAAGTCACACCAAATGTAGAGAACGCTGGAGGTAGTGGAAAACTCGAGTTCGAACTAGAAAATACAGGAGACATTGACGTCACTATTAACGCAATTGCGATAAATGGGACAACAAATGAGGATATTATCTACGTCTCCGAAGGAGAAGCTCTTACACTAGGAACAACTGGAAATACTGATGTTCTCGTAAATGAACGAATTAATATTGATAGTTCGAACTTTGAGACTGCGGAAATCTACAACTTCGATCAAAACGTGCCCCTCCCGTCTGGTCAGGCTGAGTTATTTGAATTTGACCGTTTCCAAACCGACCAAGGAAACACCAACATGGGTGATGTCACCGTAACGATCACACTTATATTTGAAGATCAGAGTTCGGCTACTCTAGATCTTGATCCAAACGCATAG